A window of the Desulfobacula toluolica Tol2 genome harbors these coding sequences:
- a CDS encoding aldehyde ferredoxin oxidoreductase family protein → MTNQTYGNMGKILRIDLTTGSTKTEDATPYYKEWLGGRCLSHHLLFKEVDVAKTDPLSPQNMILISTGVLGGTTFPSSGRTHATFLSPHNTSGWGDSNCGGHFGPSMKRCGYDMLIITGKSPKPVVIQMENDSVKLSPAQDLWGKGCNDTQAELLNKNGEEAKILCIGPAGENLITFANVRTEQTNSMGRCGLGAVFGSKNLKAIVAKGTKPVKLFKPKEFYKLSLELRNTFMDPDYGMVHSLTYKLMSTGGVPAVTNLIAQTGMTPIRNWQRCGIDPKFDKLVTYWFEKWGTRRESCFSCPVHCHASYAVTQGKYPTRGGGPEYETTTAFGHKCDVTDEKVVLKLNTMCNDYGLDTVETGALFSTLMELREKNIIDKKFTDDVDLVFGNGDAMVELMPKIVFKKGCGKKLVLGPYRLARTLGEKAMESVYHQKGMCATGVETRSTIGSMLQFAVSPRGSHHLSGLPTAEWVNVPALGLHVTGHKEAGDIRSYHPEGKAKLVQYYENLFFMSDSLGVCKFNFGHLGYFHDKPEHLEYMYDMVLKGIYYASGIKYSKEELFAIFEKSNQIERATITMRGIRRKDDQPNHKCLTQSCPGDHPAGPVPLPPIDSKKYNKILDAYYKVRGWDKKTGIPKQDHLKELGLVDVARKLKKAIA, encoded by the coding sequence ATGACAAATCAAACATATGGTAACATGGGAAAAATCCTCAGGATAGATCTTACAACAGGAAGCACAAAAACAGAAGATGCCACTCCATACTATAAAGAGTGGTTAGGGGGAAGATGCTTAAGCCATCACCTTCTTTTCAAGGAAGTGGACGTGGCAAAAACAGACCCCCTCTCCCCCCAGAACATGATATTGATCAGCACAGGGGTTTTGGGCGGAACCACATTTCCAAGTTCCGGCAGAACCCATGCAACTTTTCTGTCTCCCCATAATACCAGCGGTTGGGGGGACAGTAACTGCGGAGGTCATTTTGGACCTTCTATGAAGCGCTGTGGCTATGACATGCTTATTATTACGGGTAAATCCCCCAAGCCTGTTGTAATCCAAATGGAAAACGACTCGGTCAAACTCTCTCCCGCACAAGACCTTTGGGGAAAAGGGTGTAATGATACCCAGGCAGAACTGTTAAACAAGAATGGAGAAGAGGCAAAAATCCTTTGTATCGGTCCGGCCGGTGAAAATTTGATTACGTTTGCCAATGTGCGTACCGAGCAGACAAACTCCATGGGGCGTTGCGGTCTGGGTGCTGTATTTGGTTCCAAAAACCTTAAAGCCATTGTTGCCAAGGGAACCAAACCTGTGAAACTCTTTAAGCCAAAAGAGTTTTATAAACTTAGCCTTGAACTTCGCAACACGTTCATGGATCCTGATTATGGCATGGTTCACAGCCTGACCTATAAATTGATGTCCACCGGGGGAGTTCCAGCCGTTACCAATCTCATTGCCCAGACAGGTATGACTCCTATCAGAAACTGGCAGAGATGCGGTATTGATCCTAAATTTGACAAACTTGTAACCTATTGGTTTGAAAAATGGGGCACCCGCAGGGAGTCCTGTTTTAGCTGTCCTGTCCACTGCCATGCTTCCTACGCAGTAACTCAGGGCAAATATCCCACCCGGGGCGGCGGTCCTGAATATGAAACCACCACCGCATTTGGACATAAATGTGATGTGACAGATGAAAAAGTTGTTCTCAAGCTCAATACCATGTGTAATGACTACGGCCTTGATACCGTAGAAACAGGTGCCCTTTTCTCAACATTGATGGAACTGAGAGAAAAAAATATCATTGATAAAAAATTCACTGATGATGTTGACCTGGTTTTTGGAAACGGCGATGCCATGGTGGAACTCATGCCGAAAATAGTGTTTAAGAAAGGATGCGGGAAAAAACTGGTTTTAGGACCCTACCGGCTTGCCCGGACACTTGGTGAAAAAGCCATGGAATCAGTCTACCACCAGAAAGGAATGTGTGCCACCGGGGTTGAAACACGTTCAACCATCGGCTCCATGCTTCAATTTGCTGTTTCTCCGAGAGGCTCGCATCACCTGAGCGGTCTGCCCACTGCAGAATGGGTCAATGTGCCTGCTCTCGGCTTGCATGTTACAGGCCATAAAGAAGCAGGGGATATCAGGTCATACCATCCCGAGGGAAAAGCAAAACTGGTACAGTATTATGAAAATCTTTTCTTTATGAGCGATTCTTTAGGAGTCTGCAAGTTTAATTTTGGACATCTGGGCTATTTCCATGACAAGCCGGAACATCTGGAATACATGTATGATATGGTTCTTAAGGGGATTTATTATGCTTCCGGCATCAAGTATAGCAAAGAGGAGTTGTTTGCCATCTTTGAAAAATCCAACCAGATTGAAAGAGCTACCATTACAATGCGCGGGATCAGAAGAAAGGATGATCAGCCAAACCATAAATGCCTGACACAAAGTTGTCCCGGTGATCACCCTGCGGGACCTGTTCCTTTACCACCAATTGATAGTAAAAAATACAATAAAATCCTTGATGCTTACTATAAAGTCAGAGGCTGGGATAAAAAGACAGGTATTCCAAAGCAAGACCATCTAAAAGAACTCGGGCTTGTGGATGTTGCAAGAAAATTAAAAAAAGCAATCGCCTGA
- a CDS encoding MoaD/ThiS family protein, whose product MEITVNTPITHLRPDLRNATVEVAEGKTLREFMKDVSLSDYSIEYVLINKKKAEMTQQLQSGDDLFFIPMMAGG is encoded by the coding sequence ATGGAAATTACTGTTAATACTCCTATCACCCATTTAAGACCTGATTTGCGAAATGCAACGGTTGAAGTGGCTGAAGGAAAGACACTTCGGGAATTCATGAAAGACGTAAGCTTATCGGATTATTCTATCGAGTATGTCCTGATAAACAAAAAGAAAGCAGAGATGACTCAGCAGTTACAATCTGGGGACGATCTTTTTTTTATCCCAATGATGGCTGGTGGTTGA
- a CDS encoding 4Fe-4S binding protein has product MKKNNVYETLARNLSCLSMGIPFKEGLGDILKENLTKKEAAAALTMPTTVIPLKVTSIDTLDPPDGMTRNELERHLKNLSDKGMVFSAEAEDGSPGYALLHNGFGFPQTFFWKGEDTPHARKMAKMVSKYFNSKMSREIHDTDPKAYRYIPVGKTIQSAPQSVLPFNLMEKVIEDARGIALGHCPCRVGFALVGGGCDHPTEVCMKFNDMASFVIDKGFAREITKTEALEVIKLAEEHGLVHFVDNTEGEIQHNCNCCGCACWNVGAIRRRSTPRDAIMATYFIRETDIDKCIGCGACADICPVDAVNMSADDVSETDTDWCIGCGVCVTACPTDAIAMVYRKDKTQGLPAQTFGDLHELISIYRKNKIKPATIGLNLKKSVRDG; this is encoded by the coding sequence ATGAAAAAAAACAATGTATATGAGACCCTTGCCCGTAACCTATCCTGTCTGAGTATGGGAATTCCGTTTAAAGAAGGACTGGGGGATATTCTAAAAGAAAATCTCACAAAAAAAGAAGCGGCGGCGGCCCTGACGATGCCCACCACCGTCATCCCGCTAAAGGTCACAAGCATTGACACTCTTGATCCGCCTGACGGCATGACCCGGAATGAACTGGAGAGACATCTTAAAAACCTTTCAGACAAAGGCATGGTGTTTTCCGCAGAGGCCGAAGACGGATCTCCTGGTTACGCATTGCTGCACAACGGTTTCGGGTTTCCCCAGACGTTTTTCTGGAAAGGTGAGGATACTCCCCATGCCCGGAAGATGGCGAAGATGGTGTCCAAATATTTCAATTCCAAAATGAGCCGGGAGATACACGACACAGACCCTAAGGCCTATCGCTATATCCCCGTAGGAAAAACCATCCAGTCTGCCCCTCAGAGCGTGTTGCCCTTTAATCTGATGGAAAAGGTCATTGAAGATGCCCGTGGCATTGCATTGGGGCATTGCCCCTGCCGAGTGGGCTTTGCCCTTGTCGGCGGCGGATGTGATCACCCCACTGAGGTCTGCATGAAATTTAATGATATGGCCAGTTTTGTCATCGACAAGGGCTTTGCAAGAGAAATTACCAAAACCGAAGCCCTTGAAGTGATAAAACTGGCCGAGGAACATGGGTTGGTCCATTTTGTGGATAATACCGAGGGAGAGATTCAGCATAACTGCAACTGCTGCGGGTGCGCCTGCTGGAATGTGGGTGCCATTCGACGAAGATCAACCCCCAGGGATGCAATTATGGCAACCTATTTCATCCGGGAAACAGACATTGATAAATGCATCGGGTGTGGGGCGTGTGCAGATATCTGCCCGGTGGATGCCGTGAATATGTCGGCCGATGATGTGTCGGAAACTGATACCGACTGGTGTATCGGTTGTGGTGTCTGTGTCACGGCCTGCCCTACGGACGCAATTGCCATGGTATATAGGAAAGATAAAACGCAGGGTCTTCCGGCGCAAACCTTTGGTGATTTGCATGAGTTGATTTCGATATATCGCAAAAATAAAATTAAACCTGCAACAATCGGATTAAATTTGAAAAAATCCGTGAGGGATGGATAA
- a CDS encoding UbiD family decarboxylase, translating into MPYHNFREYVERLKETGDLVVVDRQVSTDMEMSVITRRNCQRQGPAQLFTDIKGYPGWDVVMTPIGTWRRYAISLEMDPDSHFNEIMAEYNKRKENPIKPVLVKNAPCQENVITGDNIDLFSFPVPSEGHAGLDSRQARNIGTWNSAICKDPDSGWVNYGNYRSMILDKTSTTVFTSPAQHIGMMYYEKYKPAGKPMPFAIAIGGSPLTGLIASTSLPAGVSEPDIIGALQKEPLELVKCTSIDLEVPANSEIILEGELSVDEPLADEGPSTNYAGYRSKLFFKHPVFKVKTITHRNNPLFISSILGLPVCESTIVAGMGMSSEYLRILKENGLPVTSVYVPPEGGLHIVVVATKTPYPNIASRIGATILGHKMGALSTKVVVVNDDIDITNLNEWFHAFCTRLDPAEDIAVNKHAFNYPYGTSYLGPEQRVSGDGSNVVFDATIPHSWKPEETPYRHSWDNPNIYTPEVIEKVRNNWDKYGFEK; encoded by the coding sequence ATGCCGTACCATAACTTTAGAGAATATGTGGAGAGATTAAAGGAAACAGGGGATCTGGTGGTTGTTGACAGGCAGGTGAGTACTGATATGGAAATGTCTGTGATCACCCGGCGAAATTGTCAGCGGCAGGGCCCGGCCCAGCTGTTTACAGATATTAAAGGGTATCCAGGGTGGGATGTAGTGATGACCCCCATCGGCACATGGCGGAGGTATGCCATATCCCTTGAGATGGACCCGGACAGTCATTTTAATGAGATAATGGCCGAATACAATAAAAGAAAGGAAAATCCTATCAAGCCGGTGCTGGTGAAGAACGCACCCTGCCAGGAAAACGTGATAACCGGTGACAATATAGATCTTTTTTCCTTTCCCGTACCATCCGAAGGCCATGCCGGGCTGGATTCGCGTCAGGCCAGAAATATCGGGACCTGGAACAGCGCAATATGCAAAGACCCTGACAGCGGCTGGGTGAATTACGGTAATTACCGTTCCATGATTCTGGATAAAACATCCACCACGGTTTTCACTTCACCTGCTCAGCATATCGGCATGATGTATTATGAAAAGTATAAACCTGCTGGAAAGCCCATGCCCTTTGCCATTGCCATTGGAGGTTCTCCCTTGACTGGCTTGATTGCAAGCACGAGTCTGCCGGCCGGTGTCAGTGAACCCGACATCATCGGAGCCCTGCAAAAAGAACCACTTGAGCTGGTAAAATGCACCAGTATAGACCTGGAAGTTCCGGCAAATTCTGAAATTATCCTGGAGGGAGAGTTGTCAGTGGATGAGCCGCTGGCAGATGAAGGCCCTTCCACCAATTATGCAGGATACCGGTCCAAACTGTTCTTTAAGCACCCGGTTTTTAAGGTCAAGACAATTACACACCGAAACAATCCCCTGTTTATCAGCTCAATTTTAGGGCTGCCCGTATGTGAAAGCACCATCGTCGCCGGCATGGGCATGTCATCGGAGTATTTGCGGATATTAAAAGAAAACGGGTTGCCGGTAACCTCGGTTTATGTGCCTCCGGAAGGCGGGCTTCACATTGTTGTGGTGGCCACGAAAACCCCGTATCCCAACATTGCCTCCAGAATAGGCGCAACGATTCTGGGACATAAAATGGGGGCCTTGTCCACCAAGGTTGTTGTTGTGAATGATGATATTGATATCACCAATCTAAATGAGTGGTTTCATGCCTTCTGCACACGCCTGGACCCTGCCGAAGACATAGCCGTGAACAAACATGCGTTTAATTACCCTTACGGCACCTCCTACCTGGGGCCGGAACAAAGGGTTTCCGGAGACGGCAGCAATGTTGTTTTTGACGCAACCATTCCCCATTCCTGGAAACCGGAAGAGACACCGTATCGCCATTCATGGGACAATCCCAATATTTATACGCCTGAAGTGATTGAAAAAGTAAGAAACAACTGGGATAAATACGGATTTGAAAAATAG
- a CDS encoding helix-turn-helix domain-containing protein gives MKCLKKTLIVKDSESGFFYFPSMEGSHEDMPGVHIYKVLILVKPSCFLSLMEDEVYKIPMRSKITLNDKQIMCDPFNFTGIITPSMRMILEQIIHCPYDGATRRIFIEAKAMELIACKLDQLKSVKHKPKNHSYLKSCDMDRMQYAGELLSKNIETPPNMLELAKDLGVSRSKLYNNFKQVHGISPMEYFRLKRIEKAGVLVKNKNMNLTQIAYSLGYSNSSHFAKTFREYFGIPPSRYR, from the coding sequence ATGAAGTGTTTAAAAAAAACTTTGATTGTAAAAGACAGTGAAAGTGGATTTTTTTATTTTCCAAGCATGGAAGGTTCCCATGAAGACATGCCAGGAGTTCATATTTACAAAGTCTTAATATTGGTCAAACCCTCTTGTTTTTTGTCTTTGATGGAAGATGAAGTATACAAAATCCCCATGAGATCAAAGATAACTTTGAATGACAAACAGATAATGTGTGATCCCTTTAATTTTACGGGTATCATAACGCCTTCCATGCGCATGATTCTGGAGCAGATTATCCATTGCCCCTATGACGGTGCAACCCGTAGAATTTTCATTGAGGCCAAGGCAATGGAGCTGATTGCATGCAAACTTGATCAGCTTAAATCAGTTAAACACAAACCAAAGAATCATTCATATTTAAAATCCTGTGATATGGACAGAATGCAATATGCAGGAGAATTATTGTCAAAGAATATTGAGACTCCGCCAAACATGCTTGAACTCGCTAAGGATCTCGGTGTTTCACGATCAAAATTATATAATAATTTCAAACAAGTTCATGGTATCTCACCTATGGAATATTTTCGTTTAAAGCGTATTGAAAAAGCCGGTGTTCTTGTTAAAAATAAAAATATGAATTTAACCCAGATAGCTTATTCACTGGGCTATTCAAACTCCAGCCATTTTGCCAAAACCTTTAGGGAATATTTTGGCATTCCCCCGAGTCGCTATCGTTAA
- a CDS encoding TonB-dependent receptor codes for MHVFKRSARIQYFNLVFFVLVLILVSSSFAQEKSSDSFKLETITVTAEKQEDDVQKVPSAITVFTEGDLEDADIEEIGEVIKQVPNMTFGKTFLGDEAVFRGIRNSQFTNKNPVVIYIDGIPHDNVANFDADLNNVERVEVLRGPQGALYGKNSIGGIINVITNKPDNNFNAKCTTEFGENDTYGAKAYVEGPIVKDTLFFGVTGSWNETQGFMKNNYPGEDNFDGDQAIRTKALFKWVPTDRMKVNFHAGASRTSRNNGALIRSDEVRYYDFRDPEDKIETDILNFGLNLVYEWDEIEFTSVSTFSDNERILRQNLNYYRSKPTWIGLGTIENSMFTQEFRFQSNNNNKSLKWLGGIYYSKDKEDLIESGSIMNTEATLGFNKKIDYPGALDEEAVSAFGQVTVPVGSRFDFTAGLRYEYIQKQLNHRYTETRVDTGEILKQGAYDIDEDWGAFLPKGVLSWKINEDAMIYASVAKGYLAGGLHAYETDKESAKFDEQTSIDYEIGTKTSWLDDRLFLNATLFYMDIKDMHVYSMTEFYIFVASNAGAAHSKGIEIEAKARPVKGVDLTAQLGWIDAEYDDYNNYTGNRIQRTPEYTLNLAAQYRHASGFFVRGEMQGNGKTYYDDANTDSQKSYEIFNIKAGYESSGWALSVYCKNIFDKEYFSYGRSCGIGTIKEVGNPRTIGLIASISF; via the coding sequence ATGCACGTATTTAAGAGGTCGGCAAGGATTCAATATTTTAATTTGGTTTTTTTTGTGCTTGTGCTTATATTGGTTTCATCTTCTTTTGCCCAGGAAAAATCATCTGATTCGTTTAAATTGGAAACCATAACTGTGACTGCGGAAAAACAGGAAGATGATGTTCAAAAAGTTCCTTCTGCAATAACTGTTTTTACTGAAGGCGATCTTGAGGATGCAGATATAGAGGAAATAGGAGAGGTCATCAAACAGGTTCCCAATATGACTTTTGGAAAGACTTTCCTTGGGGATGAAGCTGTATTCAGGGGAATTCGTAACAGCCAGTTCACGAACAAAAATCCTGTTGTCATTTATATCGACGGCATTCCCCATGATAACGTCGCCAATTTTGATGCAGATCTTAATAATGTTGAGAGGGTCGAAGTACTCAGAGGCCCCCAGGGAGCTTTGTATGGGAAAAATTCAATTGGCGGGATCATCAATGTCATAACAAACAAACCAGATAACAATTTTAATGCAAAATGCACTACTGAGTTTGGAGAAAATGATACTTATGGAGCAAAAGCCTACGTTGAAGGCCCTATTGTAAAAGATACTCTTTTTTTTGGGGTCACAGGGTCATGGAATGAGACACAGGGATTCATGAAAAATAATTATCCTGGTGAAGATAATTTTGATGGTGATCAAGCCATTAGAACAAAAGCACTTTTCAAATGGGTGCCCACGGATCGGATGAAAGTAAATTTTCATGCCGGAGCAAGTCGTACCAGCAGAAACAATGGCGCCTTGATTCGTTCTGACGAGGTTCGTTATTATGATTTCAGAGACCCTGAAGATAAAATTGAAACTGACATTTTAAATTTCGGCCTTAACCTTGTCTATGAATGGGATGAAATTGAATTTACCTCTGTCAGCACATTTAGCGATAATGAAAGAATTTTAAGGCAAAATCTTAATTATTACCGGTCAAAACCCACATGGATAGGTTTGGGTACTATTGAAAATTCCATGTTTACACAAGAATTTCGTTTTCAGTCAAACAACAATAATAAAAGTTTAAAATGGCTTGGTGGTATTTATTATTCAAAGGACAAAGAAGATTTAATTGAAAGTGGAAGCATCATGAACACAGAAGCCACTCTTGGATTTAATAAAAAGATAGACTATCCGGGAGCTTTGGATGAAGAGGCCGTGTCCGCCTTTGGCCAAGTTACTGTTCCTGTGGGCAGCAGGTTTGATTTTACTGCAGGATTAAGATACGAGTACATTCAAAAGCAATTAAACCACAGGTATACGGAGACCCGTGTTGATACGGGAGAAATTCTTAAGCAAGGCGCCTATGATATCGATGAGGACTGGGGTGCATTCCTTCCCAAAGGCGTTCTCTCCTGGAAAATAAACGAAGACGCCATGATTTATGCAAGCGTTGCAAAAGGATACCTGGCCGGGGGTCTTCATGCCTATGAAACCGACAAAGAAAGTGCAAAATTCGATGAACAGACCTCCATTGATTATGAAATCGGAACAAAAACCTCATGGCTTGATGACCGGCTCTTCTTAAATGCGACCCTGTTCTATATGGATATCAAGGATATGCATGTATACAGCATGACTGAATTCTATATTTTTGTCGCCTCAAATGCAGGCGCGGCTCACAGCAAGGGAATTGAAATTGAGGCAAAGGCAAGGCCCGTGAAAGGAGTTGATTTAACGGCACAATTGGGCTGGATTGATGCTGAATATGATGATTACAACAATTATACCGGCAACCGTATCCAGCGAACCCCTGAATATACCTTAAATCTGGCTGCACAGTACAGGCATGCTTCAGGATTTTTTGTGCGCGGGGAGATGCAGGGTAACGGAAAAACCTATTATGACGATGCTAATACAGACAGCCAAAAATCTTATGAAATATTCAATATCAAGGCAGGATATGAAAGCTCAGGCTGGGCTTTATCTGTTTACTGCAAAAATATTTTTGACAAAGAGTATTTCAGTTATGGCAGATCCTGTGGAATCGGCACCATTAAGGAGGTGGGTAATCCAAGGACAATCGGACTTATCGCATCTATATCTTTCTAA
- a CDS encoding methyltransferase, which produces MKAFPIINNSWADIYKLIKMKTQGNVLVTAIKWKIFDYLTEPVLADTIAEKLRFHPRNTQLFLNALAGMELIQKKNNLFFNIEKSAEFLLTSSSSYLGQFFCRVHEWHEQSRTQMEQLLINGPETGMDKVDASTWVEYTRQASAHQFCGPAQKIANIVSSLPEFSGMKKMLELGGGAGFYTMVIVSAHESLKGVVLDLPPVAALTREFIRKYEALDRVSAMEGDYTTDYLGNSYDLIFAAGTLNFAKIHIDKIFKKVYEALNPGGIFISQHDGISHERTRPGDLVCDFLFSELSGMDLIFPKGMIAEAMIKCGFRSVQTLTIKTNFGDMDIDIAKK; this is translated from the coding sequence ATGAAAGCATTTCCAATAATCAATAACTCCTGGGCTGATATTTATAAACTGATAAAAATGAAAACACAGGGCAATGTATTGGTTACGGCAATCAAATGGAAAATTTTCGATTATTTAACCGAGCCTGTTCTTGCCGATACCATTGCAGAAAAGCTCAGGTTTCATCCAAGAAATACCCAACTTTTTTTAAATGCCCTTGCAGGAATGGAACTTATTCAAAAAAAAAATAATTTATTTTTTAATATTGAAAAAAGTGCTGAATTCTTATTAACCTCAAGCTCTTCATATCTGGGGCAATTTTTTTGCCGTGTTCACGAATGGCATGAACAGTCAAGAACACAGATGGAACAGCTCCTGATCAACGGTCCGGAAACAGGCATGGATAAAGTGGATGCTTCAACATGGGTAGAGTATACAAGGCAGGCCTCTGCACATCAGTTTTGCGGACCTGCCCAGAAAATTGCAAACATTGTGAGTTCATTACCCGAATTTTCCGGCATGAAAAAAATGCTTGAACTGGGAGGCGGGGCAGGATTTTACACCATGGTTATCGTCTCAGCCCATGAGAGCCTGAAGGGTGTTGTTCTTGACCTGCCTCCTGTTGCGGCTCTTACCCGTGAATTTATTCGAAAATATGAGGCCCTGGACCGTGTGTCTGCAATGGAGGGGGATTATACAACAGATTATTTGGGTAATTCCTATGATTTAATCTTTGCCGCAGGAACACTGAATTTTGCCAAAATCCATATTGATAAAATTTTCAAAAAAGTTTATGAGGCCCTGAACCCCGGAGGAATTTTTATATCCCAGCACGATGGTATTTCACATGAACGAACCAGGCCGGGAGATCTTGTTTGTGATTTTCTTTTTTCCGAACTGTCGGGAATGGATCTTATTTTTCCAAAAGGCATGATTGCAGAGGCCATGATTAAATGCGGGTTTAGATCAGTGCAAACTCTTACCATAAAAACCAATTTTGGGGATATGGATATTGATATAGCAAAAAAATAG
- a CDS encoding ABC transporter substrate-binding protein yields MFKLNTPCLLFKLYVVVVMIFGFSEKVLCLEKDFTKIKDSRGIIVKVPKKINRVVTISDGMVEQVMTRLGVAEKIVGAGSECIPKKQWNSTYPALGKKKYTYKGGMHTATYLNPWFIDIPLITRYGAGINYEMLTALEPDIVIIRAGSCSFSGSKHVMEKSISLIESLGFPVVVLHGPDTYDDPDILTIFQEIKILGKVFDKIKTADNLINFLKKTLEFIKIRTKNIQESEKQKILLLGLSQTARSDGGAGHVKGADTIESYFMNKFVHAENVCKQKGAWNILNTEQILALDPDVIILITAWGYHPPQELYDAPYYQSLKYLRAVTNHNVASLPFSPCNCEKRLEFPIDVMIMAKTAYPLLFKDIDLASWLLNFYKNLYGIDSATAKGLRSCQWMDWTLDQEK; encoded by the coding sequence ATGTTCAAACTCAATACTCCGTGTCTATTGTTTAAATTATATGTTGTGGTCGTCATGATTTTTGGTTTTTCAGAAAAAGTATTATGCCTTGAAAAGGATTTTACAAAAATAAAAGACAGCAGGGGAATTATTGTTAAAGTACCCAAAAAGATCAACCGGGTGGTGACCATAAGCGACGGCATGGTTGAACAGGTCATGACACGACTTGGCGTTGCCGAAAAAATTGTTGGCGCCGGTTCCGAATGTATCCCGAAAAAACAATGGAATTCTACATATCCTGCCCTTGGTAAAAAAAAATATACATATAAGGGTGGGATGCACACCGCCACCTATTTGAATCCATGGTTCATTGATATTCCCCTGATTACAAGATATGGAGCCGGAATAAATTATGAAATGCTTACGGCCCTTGAACCTGACATTGTTATTATTCGTGCGGGTTCATGTTCGTTTTCCGGCAGCAAGCATGTAATGGAAAAAAGCATATCCCTTATTGAATCCCTGGGTTTTCCCGTTGTGGTGCTTCATGGACCAGACACATATGATGATCCTGACATCCTTACCATATTTCAGGAAATTAAAATTCTGGGAAAGGTGTTTGACAAAATTAAAACAGCTGACAATTTGATAAATTTTCTAAAAAAAACACTTGAATTTATTAAAATCCGAACCAAAAACATCCAGGAATCTGAAAAACAAAAAATTCTTTTACTGGGACTGTCTCAAACAGCCAGGAGTGATGGCGGTGCAGGCCATGTAAAAGGTGCCGATACCATTGAGTCATATTTTATGAATAAATTTGTACATGCAGAAAATGTCTGCAAACAAAAAGGAGCATGGAATATTCTTAACACGGAACAGATTCTGGCTCTTGATCCTGATGTTATTATCCTTATTACCGCGTGGGGGTATCACCCGCCACAAGAACTTTATGACGCCCCTTATTATCAGAGCCTCAAGTATCTTAGGGCAGTCACAAATCATAATGTAGCATCTTTGCCGTTCAGCCCCTGTAATTGTGAAAAAAGACTTGAATTTCCCATAGACGTTATGATTATGGCTAAAACCGCTTATCCTCTACTGTTTAAAGATATAGATCTTGCTTCCTGGCTTTTGAATTTTTATAAAAATCTTTATGGGATTGATTCAGCCACTGCAAAGGGTCTCAGGTCATGCCAGTGGATGGACTGGACCTTGGATCAGGAAAAATAA